From the genome of Zalophus californianus isolate mZalCal1 chromosome 6, mZalCal1.pri.v2, whole genome shotgun sequence, one region includes:
- the LOC113909659 gene encoding interferon alpha-inducible protein 27-like protein 2 isoform X1: MASSLVSMVMGSTVMAVSLAKATEVVSAGLTLSSTAALSQATASLGSLLGTLKASSLLGSPVVNLTVSKVGAQAAAAVIGGALSVAAVPLVLGAVGFTGAGITASSLAAKMMSAAAIANGGGVAAGSLVATLQSVGAAGLSLSSKIVLGSAGTALVSRMVGL; this comes from the exons ATGGCGTCTTCCCTGGTTTCTATGGTAATGGGGTCCACGGTAATGGCAGTGAGCCTAGCCAAAGCCACGGAGGTGGTGTCCGCAG gactCACCCTGTCATCCACAGCCGCTCTGAGCCAGGCCACAGCTTCCCTGGGATCCCTGCTGGGGACGCTGAAAGCCTCCAGCCTGCTGGGATCCCCTGTGGTGAACTTGACTGTTTCCAAGGTTGGAG ccCAGGCTGCAGCAGCTGTGATAGGAGGAG CCCTGTCCGTGGCTGCTGTGCCCCTTGTGCTGGGGGCAGTGGGCTTCACCGGGGCCGGAATCACTGCCTCCTCGCTAGCGGCCAAGATGATGTCCGCGGCTGCCATCGCCAATGGGGGCGGGGTCGCCGCCGGCAGCCTGGTGGCCACGCTGCAGTCCGTGG gaGCCGCTGGACTCTCACTGTCATCCAAAATCGTCCTGGGCTCCGCGGGGACAGCGCTCGTGTCCCGCATGGTGGGCCTGTAA
- the LOC113909659 gene encoding interferon alpha-inducible protein 27-like protein 2 isoform X2, with protein MNLASFPVSKERGAPKGYRKFKFLKGLTLSSTAALSQATASLGSLLGTLKASSLLGSPVVNLTVSKVGAQAAAAVIGGALSVAAVPLVLGAVGFTGAGITASSLAAKMMSAAAIANGGGVAAGSLVATLQSVGAAGLSLSSKIVLGSAGTALVSRMVGL; from the exons ATGAATTTGGCCAGCTTCCCAGTTAGCAAGGAGAGGGGAGCTCCAAAGGGCTACAGaaaattcaagtttttaaaag gactCACCCTGTCATCCACAGCCGCTCTGAGCCAGGCCACAGCTTCCCTGGGATCCCTGCTGGGGACGCTGAAAGCCTCCAGCCTGCTGGGATCCCCTGTGGTGAACTTGACTGTTTCCAAGGTTGGAG ccCAGGCTGCAGCAGCTGTGATAGGAGGAG CCCTGTCCGTGGCTGCTGTGCCCCTTGTGCTGGGGGCAGTGGGCTTCACCGGGGCCGGAATCACTGCCTCCTCGCTAGCGGCCAAGATGATGTCCGCGGCTGCCATCGCCAATGGGGGCGGGGTCGCCGCCGGCAGCCTGGTGGCCACGCTGCAGTCCGTGG gaGCCGCTGGACTCTCACTGTCATCCAAAATCGTCCTGGGCTCCGCGGGGACAGCGCTCGTGTCCCGCATGGTGGGCCTGTAA